One Candidatus Poribacteria bacterium genomic window, TCCTTTCTCCTGTTTCCTACCTCCGAGGGCTGCCCGATGATGGTTTGTGCTGCCGGAGGATCAAACGGGTGAAGTTTTAGATTTCGTCTTGTTCCTTCTTGTAGCACCTGTGGACAGCCGAAATAGATATGCGAACCTTCGGGAAGGCAGGAAAGTTAACCGGGTTGACGAGTAGGATGTCTGAATAGGGAATGGGAAAGACATGGTTTCAAGCAGTGTAACTGTCAGATTGACAAAGCATGCTCGCATTAAGATCGCTGAGAGAGATATCCCTTTAGATATTATCAAAAGCGTTATACTATCTCCAACATGGAGAGAAAACGACAAGTTTGATAGCTCTCTAACTCATCTCATGGGGGAAGTCGGAGGGAGATTTCTCAGGGTAATAGGAAGATGGGAAGGTGAAAATGAGTTTGTTGTCATAAGCGCCTTTTACGATAGACGGCTTAAAAGGAGAAAACAACATGATTAAGATTAGCTACGATAAAGAGGGAGACGTCTTGGAGATAAAATTCTCCGATGACCCTGCTAGTGACAGCGAGTATGTCGAAGAGTCGGGATTGGTTATAGATTATGATAACAGCGGCAATATAGTAGCCCTGGAGATAATCTCCTTCTCCAAGAGGGTCAAAAGGGAACAGGCTGTGGAGGCCTTGGCTATCTGAGACAGACACTGCCAACGCTGCTTCGGCAAGCT contains:
- a CDS encoding DUF2283 domain-containing protein, encoding MIKISYDKEGDVLEIKFSDDPASDSEYVEESGLVIDYDNSGNIVALEIISFSKRVKREQAVEALAI